From Micromonospora nigra, one genomic window encodes:
- a CDS encoding MFS transporter produces the protein MTSADTAEATRAGARAAIQWRKVMVLTAGQGLSLTGDYVLLVALGWTAVQMGGAGAIMTLMLAGTVPRALTLIFAGPIADLVGPRFVLLRTTSARVLLLAAGAAATLSTDWFWPLVVVAAVEGVLLGMGSPASQSLMPRLAEGNQLARANSLSAMVTRIAPIVGSPIGAWMIATGELWHAMAAVSVTCAVSWCAMFVVTRGMTGTTREPGDNLLRRSGDGVRLLRSYARLRWLFLCAFCLDMAFGWPIDVALPLLVDGRGWGVGSVAVVVVAFSSGALFAGALGALLAHRVPLFVRLVVTGVGIGVGILLMALMPSVVTLAAVGAGVGLMAGLNGPAIVTVYQQASPRARLGTAMSMLTLASIGTTPVSIVVFGALSTVIGVTATWLVCGAVALVAPVAAVMALRQPVPAAEPVAEPASTAPAAEAGTAQPATADRAAAPGGEVTDSDETEAQRTQPSLVTAGRPS, from the coding sequence ATGACATCAGCTGATACGGCCGAGGCCACCCGGGCCGGCGCGCGGGCGGCGATCCAGTGGCGCAAGGTCATGGTCCTGACCGCCGGCCAGGGCCTGTCGCTCACCGGGGACTACGTCCTGCTGGTGGCGCTGGGCTGGACCGCCGTCCAGATGGGCGGCGCGGGCGCGATCATGACCCTGATGCTGGCCGGCACCGTCCCCCGCGCCCTCACCCTGATCTTCGCCGGCCCGATCGCCGACCTGGTCGGCCCCCGCTTCGTGCTGCTGCGTACCACGTCGGCGCGGGTGCTGCTGCTGGCCGCCGGCGCCGCGGCCACCCTCAGCACCGACTGGTTCTGGCCGCTGGTAGTCGTCGCCGCCGTCGAGGGGGTGCTGCTCGGCATGGGCAGCCCCGCCAGTCAGAGCCTGATGCCCCGCCTGGCCGAGGGTAACCAGCTCGCCCGGGCCAACTCCCTGTCGGCGATGGTGACCCGCATCGCGCCGATCGTCGGTTCCCCGATCGGCGCGTGGATGATCGCCACCGGCGAGCTGTGGCACGCCATGGCCGCCGTCTCGGTCACCTGCGCGGTCTCCTGGTGCGCCATGTTCGTGGTCACCCGGGGCATGACCGGCACCACCCGCGAGCCCGGGGACAACCTGCTGCGCCGCTCCGGTGACGGGGTGCGCCTGCTGCGCTCGTACGCCCGGCTGCGGTGGCTGTTCCTGTGCGCGTTCTGCCTCGACATGGCCTTCGGCTGGCCCATCGACGTGGCGCTGCCGCTGCTGGTGGACGGGCGCGGCTGGGGCGTCGGCTCGGTCGCCGTCGTGGTGGTGGCGTTCAGCTCCGGCGCCCTGTTCGCCGGTGCCCTGGGTGCCCTGCTCGCCCACCGGGTACCGCTGTTCGTCCGGCTCGTCGTCACCGGCGTCGGCATCGGCGTCGGCATCCTGCTGATGGCGCTGATGCCGTCGGTCGTCACGCTCGCCGCCGTCGGCGCGGGCGTCGGCCTGATGGCCGGCCTCAACGGGCCGGCCATCGTCACCGTCTACCAGCAGGCCTCGCCCCGCGCCCGGCTGGGCACCGCGATGTCGATGCTGACGCTGGCCAGCATCGGCACCACCCCGGTGTCCATCGTGGTCTTCGGTGCCCTGTCCACCGTCATCGGGGTGACCGCCACCTGGCTGGTCTGCGGGGCGGTGGCCCTGGTCGCGCCGGTGGCCGCGGTGATGGCCCTGCGCCAGCCCGTCCCCGCCGCCGAGCCGGTCGCCGAGCCCGCGTCGACGGCACCCGCCGCCGAGGCCGGCACCGCCCAGCCGGCCACCGCGGACCGCGCCGCCGCGCCGGGTGGCGAGGTCACCGACAGCGACGAGACCGAGGCGCAGCGGACGCAGCCGAGCCTGGTCACCGCCGGTCGCCCCTCCTGA
- a CDS encoding 4'-phosphopantetheinyl transferase family protein, producing MHARPDPPPAGADIWHIGLDVDTDTVDVVAALLDADERRRAGDLRDPVAAHRFVVAHGAARTVLARYLGAPGDAVHWARGPNGKPFFEGQWSRWQWSLSRSGGHALLAVRWTGPVGVDLERVRDGPPTVALATRFLPAEEAAAVARHSDPHARSAAYHRLLSRKEACVKASGGRFLEGLRLRVLMPGTVEGTGPLAGQRWLLRDLPAPPGYVAALATTGDRLGRLRLFEWGWPPERWREGAAVLPGQPPGGDRAGPYRSEHVSPVPSRGPRGIR from the coding sequence ATGCACGCGCGGCCTGACCCCCCGCCGGCCGGGGCGGACATCTGGCACATCGGTCTCGACGTCGACACCGACACCGTCGACGTGGTCGCCGCCCTGCTCGACGCCGACGAGCGGCGGCGCGCCGGCGACCTGCGCGACCCGGTCGCCGCGCACCGCTTCGTCGTCGCCCACGGCGCGGCCCGGACCGTCCTCGCCCGCTACCTCGGCGCTCCCGGCGACGCGGTGCACTGGGCCCGCGGGCCGAACGGCAAACCGTTCTTCGAGGGGCAGTGGAGCCGTTGGCAGTGGAGCCTGAGCCGCTCCGGCGGTCACGCGCTGCTCGCCGTCCGGTGGACCGGCCCCGTCGGGGTGGACCTGGAACGGGTCCGCGACGGCCCGCCGACGGTGGCGCTGGCCACCCGGTTCCTGCCCGCCGAGGAGGCCGCGGCGGTGGCCCGGCACAGCGACCCGCACGCCCGCAGCGCCGCCTACCACCGGCTGCTGTCCCGCAAGGAAGCCTGCGTGAAGGCGTCCGGCGGACGCTTCCTGGAAGGGCTGCGGCTGCGGGTGCTGATGCCCGGCACGGTGGAGGGCACCGGACCGCTCGCCGGGCAGCGCTGGCTGCTGCGGGACCTGCCCGCCCCGCCCGGCTACGTCGCCGCCCTCGCCACCACCGGGGACCGCCTCGGCCGGCTCCGCCTGTTCGAGTGGGGCTGGCCGCCCGAGCGGTGGCGCGAAGGTGCCGCCGTCCTGCCCGGCCAACCGCCGGGCGGCGACCGCGCCGGTCCGTACCGTTCGGAGCACGTCAGTCCGGTCCCGTCCCGCGGCCCGAGGGGGATCCGATGA
- a CDS encoding NYN domain-containing protein yields MDHEDRIALFLDYENLALGARDHHGGAAFDLRPIADALAERGRVVVRRAYADWSYFDSDRRMLTRNHVELIEIPQRMGASRKNAADIKMAVDAVELAFERDYISTFVICTGDSDFTPLVHKLRELNKRVIGVGVEKSTSALLPPACDEFLYYDRLEGVEIPAPGNVGAGPPARRSPRRWSRSRRPGPPRRRNPPATSTASPSSSRRRWRDYRAVPATR; encoded by the coding sequence GTGGATCACGAAGACCGGATCGCCCTGTTCCTCGACTACGAGAACCTCGCCCTCGGGGCGCGGGACCACCACGGGGGAGCGGCCTTCGACCTGCGGCCCATCGCCGACGCCCTCGCCGAGCGCGGCCGGGTGGTGGTGCGCCGGGCGTACGCCGACTGGTCGTACTTCGACTCCGACCGGCGGATGCTCACCCGCAACCACGTCGAGCTGATCGAGATCCCGCAGCGGATGGGTGCCTCCCGCAAGAACGCCGCCGACATCAAGATGGCCGTCGACGCGGTCGAGCTCGCCTTCGAGCGCGACTACATCTCCACCTTCGTCATCTGCACCGGTGACAGCGACTTCACCCCGCTCGTGCACAAGCTGCGCGAGCTCAACAAGCGGGTCATCGGCGTGGGGGTGGAGAAGTCCACCTCGGCGCTGCTGCCGCCGGCCTGCGACGAGTTCCTCTACTACGACCGCCTGGAGGGGGTGGAGATCCCGGCCCCCGGGAACGTCGGGGCCGGCCCGCCCGCCCGCCGCAGCCCCCGCAGGTGGAGCAGGAGCCGGAGACCCGGCCCGCCACGGAGGAGAAACCCGCCCGCGACGTCGACAGCCTCGCCGTCCTCGTCGCGCAGACGGTGGCGGGACTACAGGGCAGTTCCAGCGACGAGGTGA
- a CDS encoding glycogen debranching N-terminal domain-containing protein, producing the protein MAVDGRLDAFFAGLAQAAPGRLPTQPAGTIRFDLVGAGGEPVVFWVTLADGQVQVGPTGRDPDCVVEMERTAFERLCLGADHLVAMLIRGIVSIEGDLSLLLVFRRLLPPAADSSGPAPLEEVSRHTARAPIALHDATSAFFGNMFLISSRNGDVEAAPTTPLGLFYFDTRFLSTWHLTVDGERLAVLSIDEVHSYEVKFGLVPGQPTHYVSTTTSILRHRWLGESFEEHVTLFNYAPEPVRYTIRLEVGSDFAEVAEIRDGFCRHRDVTTTIDHDSLRLHYRRRTLHRETVITSSEPATIDARGLTFTVTVAPHGTWSTRLRVLTLVRDLRRRDLRERLTSSAHRSRREIGREIEETVAVAPRLTTDHQPLSEAYRRGVDDLAALYYQGLNFRDRLPTTGLPWSMTLLGRESIVSSLQVLPFLPHRAVTTLRILALSQGARMDPFRGEQPGRILQESRYGESAAFNDSPGAADFSAADTTALFVILLDEYERWTGDAALVRAYELEARAAVAWLDTHADPTGTGYVWSTRRQTPTGPVNESWRSSPASVCFRDGRLPTFPQAICEIQGYAYDARLRAARLARRFWGDPAYADHLEREAAALRQRFHRDFWIPERSCYALALQADGKQADGSSSTLGHLLWSGIVPPERAAAVVRHLFGPALWSGWGVRTLAHGDWQYNPLGHHTGAVWPWDNSIIAWGLRRYGFRREAAQLSVALLDAARHFQGRLPAFFAGYDRTTTEVPVPHSFTDSPYAPSAGVPLLLLRVLLGLEPYADHLAVDAGVPEEIGTIELRDVRGRWGYADALGRGRPFRDRPVMA; encoded by the coding sequence GTGGCCGTGGATGGACGACTCGACGCGTTCTTCGCCGGGTTGGCGCAGGCCGCCCCCGGCCGGCTGCCCACCCAGCCCGCCGGGACCATCCGGTTCGACCTCGTGGGGGCCGGCGGGGAACCGGTGGTCTTCTGGGTGACCCTCGCCGACGGACAGGTTCAGGTCGGCCCCACGGGCCGGGACCCCGACTGCGTGGTGGAGATGGAACGGACGGCCTTCGAACGGCTCTGCCTGGGCGCCGACCACCTGGTGGCCATGCTGATCCGCGGCATCGTCTCGATCGAGGGCGACCTGTCGCTGCTGCTGGTCTTCCGCCGGCTGCTGCCGCCGGCCGCGGACAGTTCGGGCCCGGCCCCGCTGGAGGAGGTGTCCCGCCACACCGCGCGCGCCCCCATCGCGCTGCACGACGCGACCAGCGCCTTCTTCGGCAACATGTTCCTGATCAGTTCCCGCAACGGCGACGTCGAGGCGGCCCCCACCACCCCGCTGGGGCTGTTCTACTTCGACACCCGCTTCCTGTCGACGTGGCACCTCACCGTCGACGGTGAACGCCTCGCCGTGCTGTCGATCGACGAGGTGCACTCCTACGAGGTGAAGTTCGGGCTGGTGCCCGGACAACCCACCCACTACGTCAGCACCACCACCTCGATCCTGCGGCACCGCTGGCTCGGGGAGTCGTTCGAGGAACACGTCACGTTGTTCAACTACGCGCCGGAGCCGGTGCGCTACACCATCCGTCTGGAGGTCGGATCCGACTTCGCGGAGGTGGCGGAGATCCGCGACGGGTTCTGCCGCCACCGGGACGTCACCACCACGATCGACCACGACTCGCTGCGCCTGCACTACCGCCGCCGAACCCTGCACCGGGAAACGGTGATCACCTCCAGCGAACCGGCCACCATCGACGCGCGGGGGCTGACGTTCACCGTCACCGTCGCCCCGCACGGCACCTGGTCGACCCGCTTGCGGGTGCTGACGCTCGTTCGCGACCTGCGCCGTCGCGACCTGCGGGAACGGCTGACCAGCTCGGCGCACCGCTCGCGCCGGGAGATCGGGCGGGAGATCGAGGAGACCGTCGCCGTGGCACCCCGACTGACCACCGACCACCAACCGCTCAGCGAGGCGTACCGGCGCGGAGTCGACGACCTGGCGGCCCTGTACTACCAGGGGCTGAACTTCCGCGACCGGTTGCCGACCACCGGGCTGCCCTGGTCGATGACCCTGTTGGGGCGGGAGAGCATCGTCAGCAGCCTCCAGGTGCTGCCCTTCCTGCCCCACCGGGCGGTGACCACCCTGCGGATCCTGGCTCTGAGCCAGGGCGCCCGGATGGATCCGTTCCGGGGCGAACAGCCCGGTCGCATCCTCCAGGAGAGCCGCTACGGCGAGTCGGCGGCGTTCAACGACAGCCCCGGCGCGGCCGACTTCTCCGCCGCCGACACCACGGCCCTGTTCGTCATCCTCCTCGACGAGTACGAACGCTGGACCGGTGACGCGGCCCTGGTGCGGGCCTACGAGTTGGAGGCGCGGGCCGCCGTCGCCTGGCTGGATACGCACGCCGACCCGACCGGCACCGGCTATGTCTGGTCCACCCGCCGGCAGACCCCCACCGGGCCGGTCAACGAGAGCTGGCGCAGCTCACCGGCGAGTGTCTGCTTCCGTGACGGGCGGTTGCCGACGTTCCCGCAGGCCATCTGCGAGATCCAGGGGTACGCGTACGACGCCCGGCTGCGCGCCGCCCGGCTGGCCCGGCGGTTCTGGGGCGACCCCGCGTACGCCGACCATCTGGAGCGGGAGGCCGCCGCGCTGCGGCAACGGTTCCACCGGGACTTCTGGATCCCGGAGCGGAGCTGCTACGCGTTGGCGTTGCAGGCCGACGGGAAGCAGGCCGACGGGTCGTCGTCGACCCTGGGTCACCTGCTGTGGAGCGGGATCGTCCCGCCCGAGCGCGCGGCGGCCGTGGTGCGGCACCTGTTCGGCCCCGCCCTCTGGTCGGGCTGGGGGGTGCGCACCCTCGCCCACGGCGACTGGCAGTACAACCCGCTGGGCCACCACACCGGCGCGGTCTGGCCGTGGGACAACTCGATCATCGCCTGGGGGCTGCGCCGGTACGGCTTCCGCCGGGAGGCGGCCCAGCTCTCCGTCGCCCTGCTCGACGCCGCCCGGCACTTCCAGGGACGCCTGCCGGCCTTCTTTGCCGGCTACGACCGGACCACCACCGAGGTGCCCGTGCCGCACAGCTTCACCGACAGCCCGTACGCGCCCTCGGCAGGCGTTCCCCTGCTGCTGCTCCGGGTGCTGCTGGGCCTGGAGCCGTACGCCGACCACCTGGCCGTCGACGCCGGGGTGCCCGAGGAGATCGGCACCATCGAACTGCGCGACGTCCGGGGCCGCTGGGGGTACGCCGACGCGCTCGGCCGGGGCCGTCCCTTCCGCGACCGCCCCGTGATGGCCTGA
- a CDS encoding four-helix bundle copper-binding protein, which yields MPSTTLPMLETYPKSINLDRKLLAATIDALNDCAQACTACADACLSEDMVAELTTCVRTNLDCADICATTARVLSRHTGYDANLSRALLEACATACRSCGDECGGHADAHEHCRVCAQACRTCESACRELLAAMA from the coding sequence ATGCCGAGCACCACGTTGCCGATGCTGGAGACGTACCCGAAGTCGATCAACCTGGACCGTAAGCTGCTCGCCGCCACGATCGACGCGCTCAACGACTGCGCCCAGGCGTGCACCGCGTGCGCCGACGCCTGCCTGAGCGAGGACATGGTGGCGGAACTGACCACCTGCGTGCGGACCAACCTGGACTGCGCGGACATCTGCGCGACCACCGCCCGTGTGCTGTCCCGGCACACCGGCTACGACGCGAACCTCAGCCGCGCCCTGCTGGAGGCCTGCGCGACCGCGTGCCGGTCCTGCGGTGACGAGTGCGGGGGCCACGCCGACGCCCACGAGCACTGCCGGGTGTGCGCGCAGGCGTGCCGGACCTGTGAGAGCGCCTGCCGGGAGTTGCTGGCCGCGATGGCCTGA
- a CDS encoding alpha/beta fold hydrolase, producing MTHRHTAAGMWYRTYGHGRRDTYLLVHGWAGDHRFMVPLARHLATGRSRAIVVDMPGHGQSPPPPEGYGVPEMAARLRAFAAELDLCDVTIVGHSLGGVWSLEAAAGDRDRFTGLALLDSAVAGPPGSAEGIAQVAASLRDDTTGQVRESIVRAYFLPRSDPRLVERVVEAMAEPSTEVAYAPIAALAAYVAADADAAALARWDRPLLFVGSNSPYADYARLAQLAPQVSIGQTVGSGHFVQLEVPRQIDAMLDRFLEITD from the coding sequence ATGACACATCGACACACCGCCGCGGGGATGTGGTATCGAACCTACGGCCACGGTCGTCGAGACACCTACCTGCTCGTGCACGGCTGGGCGGGTGACCACCGGTTCATGGTGCCCCTGGCCCGCCACCTCGCCACCGGGCGATCCCGGGCCATCGTCGTCGACATGCCGGGACACGGGCAGAGTCCACCCCCGCCCGAGGGGTACGGCGTGCCGGAGATGGCCGCCCGGCTGCGGGCCTTCGCCGCCGAGTTGGATCTCTGCGACGTCACCATCGTCGGGCACAGCCTGGGTGGGGTGTGGTCGCTGGAAGCCGCCGCCGGGGACCGTGACCGGTTCACCGGCCTGGCGCTGCTCGACTCGGCGGTGGCCGGCCCGCCCGGTTCGGCCGAGGGGATAGCGCAGGTCGCCGCGTCGCTACGCGACGACACGACCGGGCAGGTCCGCGAATCGATCGTCCGGGCCTACTTCCTGCCCCGGTCGGACCCCCGCCTGGTCGAACGCGTCGTCGAGGCGATGGCCGAGCCGAGCACCGAGGTCGCGTACGCCCCGATCGCCGCCCTCGCCGCGTACGTGGCCGCCGACGCCGACGCGGCGGCCCTCGCGCGCTGGGACCGTCCGCTGCTCTTCGTCGGCAGCAACTCGCCCTACGCCGACTACGCGCGACTGGCGCAGCTGGCCCCGCAGGTCAGCATCGGGCAGACCGTCGGCTCGGGGCACTTCGTCCAGCTCGAGGTGCCCCGGCAGATCGACGCGATGCTCGACCGCTTCCTGGAGATCACCGACTGA
- a CDS encoding YccF domain-containing protein translates to MIRFALNLLWLVFGSGIVLAIGYGIAALICFALIVTIPFGVAALRLAAYSLWPFGRTLMPKPTAGVASGVANILWLVLAGWWLALSHIVAGVAQCVTIIGIPFGIANFKLVQAALWPLGQQVVEAP, encoded by the coding sequence ATGATCCGTTTCGCGTTGAACCTCCTGTGGCTCGTCTTCGGCAGCGGAATCGTGCTCGCCATCGGCTACGGCATCGCAGCCCTCATCTGCTTCGCCCTGATCGTCACCATCCCGTTCGGGGTGGCGGCGCTGCGACTGGCCGCGTACTCGCTGTGGCCCTTCGGCCGCACCCTGATGCCCAAGCCCACCGCGGGCGTCGCCTCGGGTGTCGCCAACATCCTCTGGCTGGTGCTGGCCGGCTGGTGGCTCGCGCTGTCGCACATCGTCGCCGGCGTCGCGCAGTGCGTCACGATCATCGGCATCCCGTTCGGCATCGCCAACTTCAAGCTCGTGCAGGCGGCGTTGTGGCCGCTGGGTCAGCAGGTCGTCGAGGCCCCGTGA
- a CDS encoding CaiB/BaiF CoA transferase family protein has product MAQRDGSGPLSGILVADFSRILAGPYATMLLADLGADVVKVEGPDGDDTRAWMPPVRGDTSTYYLAVNRNKRSVVLDLTDPGDLVLARTLARRADVLVQNLRPGGLSRFGLDHAAVAATNPRVVYASISGFGAGAGASLPGYDLMVQAASGLMSLTGEPDGPPYKAGVAVVDVITGLHAAVGILAALHHREHTGLGQHVEVNLLTSALSGLVNQASGHVAGAASPWRMGNAHPSLCPYEPLPTADGDLVVIAGNDAQFRRLCGVLGLPGLPDDPRFTRNRDRTAHRAALLPILVRRLAGRTRDEWFRDLTAAGVPCAPINSVADGVALAAELGLDPVVDAGGVPGVRHPVAFSDTPPRYDLPPPGIDEHGEQLRAWLAD; this is encoded by the coding sequence ATGGCGCAGCGGGACGGGTCCGGTCCGCTCAGCGGGATCCTCGTGGCGGACTTCTCCCGGATCCTCGCCGGGCCGTACGCGACGATGCTCCTGGCCGACCTCGGCGCGGACGTCGTCAAGGTGGAGGGCCCCGACGGGGACGACACCCGGGCCTGGATGCCGCCCGTGCGGGGGGACACGTCCACCTACTACCTGGCCGTCAACCGCAACAAGCGGTCGGTGGTGCTGGACCTGACCGACCCCGGCGACCTGGTCCTGGCCCGGACGCTGGCCCGCCGCGCCGACGTGCTGGTCCAGAATCTCCGTCCCGGCGGCCTGTCCCGCTTCGGCCTCGACCACGCGGCCGTCGCCGCGACCAACCCCCGCGTCGTCTACGCCTCGATCAGCGGCTTCGGGGCGGGCGCGGGCGCGTCGCTGCCCGGCTACGACCTGATGGTGCAGGCGGCGTCGGGCCTGATGAGCCTCACCGGCGAGCCCGACGGCCCCCCGTACAAGGCCGGTGTCGCCGTGGTCGACGTGATCACCGGCCTGCACGCCGCCGTGGGGATCCTCGCCGCCCTGCACCACCGCGAGCACACCGGGCTGGGACAGCACGTCGAGGTGAACCTGCTCACCTCGGCGCTGTCCGGCCTCGTCAACCAGGCCAGCGGCCACGTCGCCGGTGCCGCGTCGCCGTGGCGGATGGGCAACGCCCACCCGAGCCTGTGCCCGTACGAGCCGCTGCCCACCGCCGACGGGGATCTCGTCGTGATCGCCGGCAACGACGCCCAGTTCCGGCGCTTGTGCGGGGTGCTGGGCCTGCCCGGGCTGCCCGACGATCCCCGGTTCACCCGCAACCGGGACCGAACGGCCCACCGGGCGGCGTTGCTGCCGATCCTGGTGCGGCGGTTGGCCGGGCGTACCCGCGACGAGTGGTTCCGGGACCTGACGGCGGCCGGCGTGCCGTGCGCGCCGATCAACAGCGTCGCCGACGGCGTCGCCCTGGCCGCGGAACTGGGCCTGGATCCGGTCGTCGACGCCGGCGGGGTGCCCGGCGTGCGGCACCCCGTCGCGTTCTCCGACACCCCGCCCCGGTACGACCTGCCACCGCCGGGCATCGACGAGCACGGCGAGCAGCTCCGGGCCTGGTTGGCGGACTAG
- a CDS encoding OST-HTH/LOTUS domain-containing protein, translating into MTASRLKRTLLRKDPTFSESDYGFRTFGELLRHLAGQNVIELAEGPAKGDPAVSLPETGDRELGFGLLRTVVLEVAGGDGAVPLSGLKNQLRRARPDFSEKKLGYRSFLQFCKAAATGDVVDLEWSAEADDYLLTVRP; encoded by the coding sequence GTGACAGCGTCCCGCCTCAAACGCACCCTGCTGCGCAAGGACCCGACGTTCAGCGAGTCCGACTACGGGTTCCGCACCTTCGGCGAGCTGCTCCGCCACCTCGCCGGGCAGAACGTCATCGAGCTGGCCGAGGGCCCCGCCAAGGGTGACCCGGCGGTGTCGCTGCCCGAGACCGGCGACCGTGAGCTGGGCTTCGGGCTGTTGCGTACCGTCGTGCTGGAGGTGGCCGGCGGCGACGGCGCGGTGCCCCTGTCCGGGCTGAAGAACCAGCTGCGCCGGGCCCGGCCCGACTTCAGCGAGAAGAAGCTCGGCTACCGCAGCTTCCTCCAGTTCTGCAAGGCCGCCGCCACCGGTGACGTGGTCGACCTGGAGTGGAGCGCCGAGGCCGACGACTACCTGCTCACCGTGCGTCCCTGA